In a single window of the Methanofollis ethanolicus genome:
- a CDS encoding hydrogenase iron-sulfur subunit, with translation MADEEWKPKILAIICNWCSYAGADLAGSARTQYPPDVRAIRIMCTGRVDPLFIMKAFADGADGVLVSGCHFGDCHYIAGNFKCAKRMFLMKSILKDLGIEDNRLRMTFVSASEGAKWAKVMEDVVQTVKDLGPSPLNQMKQ, from the coding sequence ATGGCAGACGAAGAATGGAAACCCAAGATTCTCGCTATCATCTGCAACTGGTGTTCGTACGCCGGTGCAGACCTCGCCGGTAGCGCCCGTACCCAGTACCCGCCCGACGTCCGTGCCATCCGCATCATGTGCACCGGCCGTGTCGACCCGCTCTTCATCATGAAGGCCTTCGCCGACGGTGCTGACGGTGTGCTCGTCTCCGGGTGCCACTTCGGCGACTGCCACTACATTGCAGGCAACTTCAAGTGCGCAAAGAGGATGTTCCTCATGAAGAGCATCCTCAAGGACCTGGGCATCGAAGACAACCGCCTCAGGATGACCTTCGTCTCGGCATCTGAGGGTGCAAAGTGGGCAAAGGTCATGGAGGATGTCGTCCAGACGGTCAAGGACCTTGGCCCCAGCCCCCTCAACCAGATGAAGCAGTAA
- the hdrC gene encoding CoB--CoM heterodisulfide reductase subunit C has translation MVKGYSDPAMEDKFQDRYFHTTDSNPEFLKDVEKLSRSIPHMCFQCGTCTGSCPSAPRSSYRIRKFVRRAVLGLEKESLTDPDLWLCTTCYSCTDRCPRDIAPTDVIMAMRNLAFKWDIVPRNFLKTIQLIYNTGHGVPNNDVNRAARVKLGLEAEPETTHKYPEYLPGIRKIMDHYHMKENADRILSEGEH, from the coding sequence ATGGTAAAAGGATATTCTGACCCTGCAATGGAAGACAAATTCCAGGACAGGTATTTCCACACAACGGACAGCAATCCTGAATTCCTCAAGGACGTGGAGAAGCTCTCCCGCTCGATCCCGCACATGTGTTTCCAGTGCGGCACCTGCACGGGCTCCTGCCCCTCGGCCCCTCGTTCGAGTTACCGGATCCGGAAGTTCGTCCGCCGCGCCGTTCTCGGACTTGAGAAAGAGTCGCTGACCGACCCCGACCTGTGGCTCTGCACCACCTGCTACAGCTGCACTGACCGCTGCCCGCGCGACATTGCTCCGACCGACGTCATCATGGCAATGCGGAACCTTGCATTCAAGTGGGACATCGTCCCGAGGAACTTCCTCAAGACGATCCAGCTCATCTACAACACCGGCCACGGCGTGCCGAACAACGACGTGAACCGGGCAGCCCGGGTCAAGTTAGGCCTTGAGGCCGAACCCGAAACCACCCACAAGTACCCCGAGTACCTGCCGGGTATCAGGAAGATCATGGACCATTACCACATGAAAGAGAATGCAGACAGGATCCTCTCAGAGGGTGAACACTGA
- a CDS encoding 4Fe-4S binding protein → MAFAVHVNMERCTGCNNCVVACPVDALELSTVDPVTTDKIYKVMNGKATVLDVDHELCAGCGVCVEACPYNVIRLVVGPMQSGPGAQTQG, encoded by the coding sequence ATGGCATTTGCAGTGCACGTAAACATGGAACGTTGTACCGGTTGTAACAATTGTGTGGTCGCGTGCCCCGTAGACGCACTGGAGCTCAGCACCGTGGATCCTGTCACCACCGACAAGATCTACAAGGTGATGAACGGCAAGGCAACCGTCCTTGACGTTGATCACGAGCTCTGTGCCGGATGCGGCGTTTGCGTCGAGGCATGCCCATACAATGTGATACGACTGGTCGTAGGACCAATGCAGTCCGGGCCCGGTGCCCAGACACAAGGTTAA
- the fhcD gene encoding formylmethanofuran--tetrahydromethanopterin N-formyltransferase — protein MDLNGVTIDDTYAEAFPTWVSRVIITAVTEDYAYKAAIEATGFATSAIGCPCEAGVEGFVPAEETPDGRPGYAILICAGKKKLKEQVVERLAECVLTAPTTAVFDGLPEAEERIPVKLHFFGDGYEYQKEVGGRKCWAIPIMNGEYVGEEDFGIVKGVAGGNFFVMGENQMAALMGAQAAVDAIAGVFGVITSFPGGIVASGSKVGSKKYKFMAASTNEKYCPTLRETVEDSLVPEGVKAIYELVIDGLDEDCVKEAMAEGIRAATMVPGVVFISAGNFGGNLGPFKIELKDLI, from the coding sequence ATGGATTTAAATGGTGTGACCATCGACGATACGTACGCAGAGGCGTTTCCGACCTGGGTCTCCCGGGTCATCATCACTGCAGTCACCGAGGACTATGCATACAAGGCTGCCATCGAGGCGACTGGTTTTGCGACCTCGGCTATCGGCTGCCCCTGTGAGGCAGGGGTCGAGGGCTTTGTCCCGGCAGAGGAGACTCCGGACGGAAGGCCGGGCTATGCGATCCTGATCTGTGCAGGCAAGAAGAAGCTGAAGGAGCAGGTTGTCGAGAGGCTTGCCGAGTGCGTCCTCACCGCCCCGACGACCGCGGTCTTCGACGGTCTGCCCGAGGCCGAGGAGCGGATACCGGTGAAGCTCCACTTCTTCGGCGACGGCTACGAGTACCAGAAGGAAGTCGGCGGCCGGAAGTGCTGGGCGATCCCGATCATGAACGGTGAATACGTCGGCGAGGAGGATTTCGGCATCGTCAAGGGCGTTGCCGGCGGGAACTTCTTTGTGATGGGCGAGAACCAGATGGCCGCCCTCATGGGCGCCCAGGCTGCGGTCGACGCGATCGCCGGTGTCTTCGGTGTCATCACCTCCTTCCCTGGCGGCATTGTGGCGTCAGGCTCGAAGGTCGGCTCGAAGAAGTACAAGTTCATGGCCGCGAGCACCAATGAGAAGTACTGCCCGACTCTCAGGGAGACGGTCGAGGATTCCCTGGTGCCCGAGGGCGTCAAGGCGATCTACGAGCTCGTCATCGACGGCCTTGACGAGGACTGTGTGAAGGAAGCGATGGCCGAGGGCATCAGGGCCGCGACCATGGTGCCGGGCGTCGTCTTCATCAGCGCCGGCAACTTCGGCGGCAACCTCGGTCCCTTCAAGATCGAGCTGAAGGACCTCATCTAA
- a CDS encoding CoB--CoM heterodisulfide reductase iron-sulfur subunit A family protein has product MAEEKKQPRIGVFVCHCGTNIAGTIDVGAVKEYAKTLPGVIVADDYQYMCSTPGQSKIIDAIKEHDLTGIVVAACTPRLHEPTFRTATKEGGLNPFRFEMANIRDQNSWVHMHDHEGATAKAKDAINIAVAKARLLEDLYPKSVPVEHAAMVVGAGVGGIQAALDLANAGIKTYLIEKQPTVGGRMSQLDKTFPTLDCSQCILTPKMVDVGRHPNIELHTYTEVEAVDGYIGNFDITLRKKARGVMSPTEAAAKGIIGGGCNGCGDCDAVCPVIKPNPFEFGMKPRKAIYIYHPQVVPLIYTVDFDACVKCGLCVEACGEKKAIDLEMQDTFETVKVGTIILATGYDAFPIEKKREWGYQQFENVITSLEFERLICASGPTGGHLIRPSDGKTPMKVAFILCAGSRDNTGVGKPYCSRFCCMYSLKHAHQIMEKIPGCIPYIFYMDIRSFGKMYEEFYYRIQNEGAKFIRGRVANVLEDAKTKNLHVYAEDTLLGRPVDLEADMVVLAAAVQPTAETDHVRHLFGVSCSQDGWLLEAHPKLNPCGTTTAGVFLAGVCQGPKDIPDTVAQAEGAASAASIPIHTGKVELEPYFAQCMEDKCAGCGMCISLCPYSALDLIEKDGRQVMHVTEAKCKGCGTCGGFCPGGAIYMQHFTTPQIVAQIDAFLLGGEQ; this is encoded by the coding sequence ATGGCAGAAGAGAAAAAACAGCCAAGAATAGGTGTATTCGTGTGCCACTGCGGCACCAACATCGCGGGAACTATCGACGTGGGGGCCGTCAAGGAATACGCAAAGACCCTCCCGGGCGTCATCGTCGCGGATGACTACCAGTACATGTGCTCGACGCCAGGCCAGTCGAAGATCATCGACGCCATCAAGGAGCACGACCTCACCGGCATCGTCGTCGCCGCATGCACGCCCCGTCTCCACGAGCCGACCTTCAGGACGGCCACAAAGGAAGGCGGCCTGAACCCGTTCAGGTTCGAGATGGCAAACATCCGTGACCAGAACTCGTGGGTTCACATGCACGACCATGAGGGGGCCACCGCCAAGGCAAAGGACGCCATCAACATTGCCGTCGCCAAGGCGAGACTCCTCGAGGACCTCTACCCGAAGAGCGTGCCCGTCGAGCACGCCGCCATGGTCGTCGGCGCAGGTGTCGGCGGCATCCAGGCCGCACTCGACCTTGCAAACGCCGGGATCAAGACCTACCTCATCGAAAAGCAGCCGACAGTCGGCGGGCGCATGTCCCAGCTCGACAAGACCTTCCCGACCCTCGACTGCTCCCAGTGCATCCTCACTCCGAAGATGGTGGACGTCGGGCGTCACCCGAACATCGAGCTCCACACCTACACCGAGGTCGAGGCGGTCGACGGCTACATCGGCAACTTCGACATCACCCTCAGGAAGAAGGCCCGCGGTGTTATGAGCCCGACCGAGGCCGCGGCAAAAGGCATCATCGGCGGCGGCTGCAACGGCTGCGGCGACTGTGACGCCGTCTGTCCGGTCATCAAGCCGAACCCCTTCGAGTTCGGCATGAAGCCGAGAAAGGCCATCTACATCTACCACCCGCAGGTCGTCCCTCTGATCTACACGGTCGACTTCGACGCGTGTGTGAAGTGCGGCCTCTGTGTCGAGGCATGCGGTGAGAAGAAGGCCATCGACCTCGAGATGCAGGACACCTTCGAGACCGTCAAGGTCGGCACCATCATCCTCGCCACCGGCTATGACGCCTTCCCGATCGAGAAGAAGCGCGAGTGGGGCTACCAGCAGTTCGAAAACGTCATCACCTCGCTCGAGTTTGAACGGCTCATCTGCGCGTCCGGCCCGACCGGCGGCCACCTGATCCGCCCGTCCGACGGCAAGACCCCGATGAAGGTCGCCTTCATCCTCTGTGCAGGCTCCCGTGACAACACCGGCGTCGGCAAGCCGTACTGCAGCCGGTTCTGCTGCATGTACTCGCTCAAGCACGCCCATCAGATCATGGAGAAGATCCCCGGATGCATCCCCTACATCTTCTACATGGACATCAGGTCCTTCGGCAAGATGTACGAGGAGTTCTACTACCGTATCCAGAACGAGGGCGCAAAGTTCATCCGCGGCCGTGTCGCCAACGTCCTTGAGGACGCGAAGACGAAGAACCTCCACGTATATGCAGAGGACACCCTCCTCGGCAGGCCCGTCGACCTTGAGGCCGATATGGTAGTGCTCGCCGCCGCCGTTCAACCGACCGCCGAGACCGACCACGTCAGACACCTCTTCGGCGTCTCCTGCTCGCAGGACGGCTGGCTCCTTGAGGCCCACCCGAAGCTCAACCCCTGCGGAACCACGACCGCCGGCGTCTTCCTTGCCGGTGTCTGTCAGGGCCCCAAGGATATCCCCGACACAGTCGCCCAGGCCGAGGGTGCGGCATCCGCAGCATCCATCCCGATCCACACGGGCAAGGTCGAACTCGAACCGTACTTCGCCCAGTGTATGGAAGACAAGTGCGCAGGCTGCGGCATGTGCATCAGCCTCTGCCCGTACTCCGCACTCGACCTCATCGAGAAGGACGGCAGGCAGGTCATGCACGTCACCGAAGCAAAGTGCAAGGGCTGCGGTACCTGCGGTGGCTTCTGCCCCGGCGGTGCGATCTACATGCAGCACTTCACCACTCCGCAGATCGTTGCGCAGATCGATGCATTCCTCCTTGGAGGTGAGCAGTAA
- the hdrB gene encoding CoB--CoM heterodisulfide reductase subunit B: MQQYAFFLGCIAPNRYPGCEAAAIKTSKNLGIELLPLKGASCCPAPGAFGAVDLNVWYAMAARNIVLAEQMNKDIALICNGCYKSIYEVNERLKEDDELRDGVNEVLSEIDMEFKGSIDVYHLAELYYDSKICGPDKIRESVVRPLDGTKIAVHYGCHLLKPIKERRFTDSENPMWIEELVAALGAEPVQYRNKMQCCGAGGGVRGFDLAHSLDITNEKLTNINEVGADAITEVCPFCQLQFDRGQIEIKEKFGIEWQIPVLHYNELLGLAQGMSPQELALDLHGIDCKPFLDKIL, translated from the coding sequence ATGCAGCAGTATGCCTTTTTCCTGGGTTGTATCGCACCGAACCGTTATCCCGGTTGTGAGGCCGCCGCCATCAAGACGAGCAAGAACCTCGGCATCGAGCTCCTCCCCCTGAAGGGTGCGAGCTGCTGCCCGGCACCGGGCGCGTTCGGCGCTGTCGACCTGAACGTCTGGTATGCGATGGCAGCCAGAAACATCGTCCTCGCCGAGCAGATGAACAAGGACATCGCCCTCATCTGCAACGGCTGCTACAAGTCGATCTACGAGGTCAACGAGCGCCTCAAGGAAGACGACGAACTCCGCGACGGCGTTAACGAAGTCCTCTCCGAGATCGACATGGAATTCAAGGGCTCGATCGACGTGTACCACCTCGCCGAGCTCTACTATGACAGCAAGATCTGCGGACCCGACAAGATCCGTGAGTCAGTCGTCAGGCCCCTCGACGGCACGAAGATTGCCGTCCACTACGGCTGCCACCTTCTCAAGCCCATCAAGGAGCGCCGCTTTACCGACTCCGAGAACCCGATGTGGATCGAGGAACTCGTCGCCGCCCTCGGTGCGGAACCGGTTCAGTACCGCAACAAGATGCAGTGCTGCGGTGCAGGCGGCGGTGTCCGCGGCTTCGACCTTGCCCACTCCCTGGACATCACGAACGAGAAGCTGACCAACATCAACGAAGTCGGCGCGGACGCAATCACCGAAGTCTGCCCCTTCTGCCAGCTCCAGTTCGACCGCGGCCAGATCGAGATCAAAGAGAAGTTCGGTATCGAGTGGCAGATCCCTGTGCTCCACTACAACGAACTGCTGGGCCTTGCCCAGGGAATGAGTCCGCAGGAACTGGCGCTTGACCTCCACGGCATCGACTGTAAGCCATTCCTGGACAAGATCCTGTAA
- a CDS encoding 4Fe-4S binding protein — protein sequence MAIFPKFSKKRDGVNIINEQRLLQAVNHLILDSQRCTGCGICAESCPEDAITVSMVGATKRKNAIDYASPVNIDEVKCSYCGVCVVMCPFNSLTLKINGEERLPIIEKEGFPEYDMLATIDDEKCVRCTTCEDVCPRDAINRDVPAFEGTVEDGRERQTALTAKTTFEVDTEKCTVCGICGSLCPAIDVKRKDFTAETGKVEGDVLWDEKLCDGCKVCVEACPEEAITVNREVEAKKLPGKVNIIEDDCCTCRWCATNCPTEAITVEKIFTGDIEFHAEKCPGGCSTCAEICPAHAIYLPSPSPAAQMKGQKEANIAVNKDLCILCGACVNACPGEDIIVLKRTGIRMKGKETDLFNRIKAKLFTPRTSRVKEDVKPGEVELKALENA from the coding sequence ATGGCGATATTTCCAAAATTCTCCAAAAAGAGAGATGGTGTCAACATCATCAATGAACAGCGGCTCCTTCAGGCAGTCAACCACCTGATCCTTGACAGCCAGAGGTGCACAGGCTGCGGTATCTGTGCCGAGTCCTGCCCCGAGGACGCCATTACCGTCAGCATGGTTGGAGCGACCAAGAGAAAGAACGCAATCGACTACGCAAGCCCGGTGAACATTGACGAGGTCAAGTGCTCGTACTGTGGCGTCTGCGTCGTTATGTGTCCGTTCAACTCTCTGACATTGAAGATCAACGGCGAAGAGCGGCTCCCCATCATCGAGAAGGAGGGCTTCCCCGAGTACGACATGCTCGCCACGATCGACGACGAGAAGTGCGTGCGGTGCACGACCTGCGAGGACGTCTGCCCGCGTGACGCGATCAACCGCGACGTCCCGGCATTCGAGGGCACCGTCGAGGACGGCCGCGAGCGCCAGACTGCACTGACCGCCAAGACCACGTTCGAGGTCGACACCGAGAAGTGCACGGTCTGCGGCATCTGCGGATCACTCTGCCCGGCCATCGACGTCAAGCGCAAGGACTTCACCGCCGAGACCGGCAAGGTCGAGGGCGACGTCCTCTGGGACGAGAAACTCTGCGACGGCTGCAAGGTCTGCGTCGAAGCCTGCCCCGAGGAGGCCATCACCGTCAACCGCGAGGTTGAGGCGAAGAAGCTCCCGGGCAAAGTCAACATCATCGAGGACGACTGCTGCACCTGCCGCTGGTGCGCAACGAACTGTCCGACCGAAGCGATCACCGTCGAGAAGATCTTCACCGGCGACATCGAATTCCACGCCGAGAAGTGCCCCGGCGGCTGCTCGACCTGTGCTGAGATCTGCCCGGCCCATGCAATATATCTCCCGTCCCCGTCCCCCGCGGCCCAGATGAAGGGCCAGAAGGAGGCAAACATCGCCGTCAACAAGGACCTCTGTATCCTCTGCGGCGCATGTGTCAACGCCTGCCCCGGTGAGGACATCATCGTCCTGAAGAGAACAGGCATCCGGATGAAGGGCAAGGAAACCGACCTCTTCAACAGGATCAAGGCAAAGCTCTTCACCCCACGGACCTCCAGGGTTAAAGAGGACGTAAAGCCAGGAGAAGTGGAGCTCAAGGCCCTTGAAAACGCGTGA
- a CDS encoding molybdopterin dinucleotide binding domain-containing protein, with translation MPEIELNLISGRTIQQGVSMEAGKEKPAYTKACGIIEMDDADFKRLGAWRNTNVRVTSEFGSVVVKAVQTTQGPHPGLAFIPMGPWANMIINPNTYSTGMPTFKGVPVRVEVAGDEPVYDSLVLVRKACRGEI, from the coding sequence GTGCCAGAAATAGAATTGAATCTAATCTCAGGGCGTACGATCCAGCAGGGCGTATCCATGGAGGCGGGCAAGGAGAAGCCCGCCTACACCAAGGCCTGTGGCATCATCGAGATGGATGACGCCGACTTCAAGCGCCTCGGGGCATGGAGAAACACCAACGTACGCGTCACCAGCGAATTCGGCAGCGTCGTTGTCAAGGCAGTCCAGACGACCCAGGGCCCCCACCCGGGCCTTGCCTTCATCCCGATGGGTCCCTGGGCGAACATGATCATCAACCCGAACACCTACTCCACCGGGATGCCGACCTTCAAGGGCGTGCCGGTCAGGGTCGAGGTCGCCGGAGACGAACCGGTGTATGACTCGCTCGTCCTTGTCCGCAAAGCCTGCAGGGGTGAAATCTAA
- a CDS encoding formylmethanofuran dehydrogenase subunit B gives MTKIVTDVVCPFCGTLCDDLEVKVSDDGTQILEVYNACVIGTEKFLHSQAKDRLKVPQMQDEEGNWKDVSIDDAVDYTAQMLCNAKKPLMYGWSSTNCEAQSTGNEIAEIVGAVVDNTATVCHGTTLIAVQDVGVPSCTLGEVKNRADRIVFWGCNPAHAHPRHMSRYSIFPRGFFTGKGHKARKMVVVDPRSTDTAKMADVHMQIEQGRDYELLSALRVAVRGAPLPETVAGIPRETIQDVAETLKSGRFVVIFFGMGVTQTLSKNHNIDMAISLTRDLNEYTKAAIMPMRGHYNVTGSGQVLGWQFGFPFCVDLSRGFARYNPGDSSSNDLLRRGEVDAVFVLGSDPGAHFPISSVKKIAQLPSVCVDPHHTPTSAVCKLHMPVAFVGVEEAGCAYRMDNVPIETRKVVEAPEGMVSDEEFLKMVLTRVKEIKGVA, from the coding sequence ATGACAAAGATTGTAACCGATGTTGTCTGTCCGTTCTGCGGAACACTCTGCGACGACCTTGAAGTCAAGGTCTCCGACGACGGCACGCAGATCCTTGAGGTCTACAATGCCTGTGTCATCGGCACAGAGAAGTTCCTTCATTCGCAGGCAAAAGACCGCCTGAAAGTCCCACAGATGCAGGACGAGGAAGGCAACTGGAAGGATGTCAGCATCGACGATGCCGTCGATTACACCGCCCAGATGCTCTGCAACGCAAAGAAGCCCCTCATGTACGGCTGGTCCTCGACGAACTGCGAGGCCCAGAGCACCGGCAACGAGATCGCAGAGATCGTCGGTGCGGTCGTCGACAACACTGCAACGGTCTGCCACGGCACGACCCTCATCGCCGTGCAGGACGTCGGGGTGCCGAGCTGTACCCTCGGTGAGGTCAAGAACCGTGCCGACAGGATCGTCTTCTGGGGCTGCAACCCTGCCCACGCCCACCCGCGGCACATGAGCAGGTACTCGATCTTCCCCCGCGGCTTCTTCACCGGAAAGGGCCACAAGGCACGGAAAATGGTCGTCGTCGACCCGCGGAGCACAGACACCGCGAAGATGGCCGACGTCCACATGCAGATCGAGCAGGGCCGTGACTACGAGCTCCTGAGCGCCCTCCGTGTCGCCGTCCGCGGCGCACCGCTCCCGGAGACAGTCGCTGGCATCCCGAGAGAGACGATCCAGGACGTTGCCGAGACCCTCAAGTCCGGACGTTTCGTGGTCATCTTCTTCGGCATGGGTGTCACCCAGACGCTCTCGAAGAACCACAACATCGACATGGCCATCTCTCTCACCCGTGACCTCAACGAGTACACGAAGGCGGCAATCATGCCGATGCGTGGCCACTACAACGTCACCGGCTCCGGCCAGGTGCTCGGCTGGCAGTTCGGATTCCCGTTCTGCGTGGACCTCTCCCGCGGCTTCGCCCGTTACAACCCGGGCGACTCGTCCTCGAACGACCTCCTGCGGCGCGGCGAGGTGGACGCGGTCTTCGTCCTCGGGTCTGACCCGGGTGCACACTTCCCGATATCCTCGGTGAAGAAGATCGCACAGCTCCCGTCCGTCTGCGTCGACCCGCACCACACGCCGACCTCTGCGGTCTGCAAACTCCACATGCCCGTGGCATTTGTGGGCGTTGAGGAAGCCGGGTGCGCATACCGCATGGACAATGTCCCGATCGAGACCAGAAAGGTCGTCGAAGCCCCCGAAGGCATGGTCAGCGACGAGGAGTTCCTGAAAATGGTCCTCACACGCGTCAAGGAAATCAAGGGGGTTGCGTAA